The following are encoded together in the Scytonema millei VB511283 genome:
- a CDS encoding universal stress protein, producing MFKTVLFPIDRSRETQEAVGVVVEIVQKYGSRLILLSVVEGSEEADEGMESPDVVARLLEDAQSVFKQQGIQTEAFERQGKPAFVICDVADEVSANLIVMGCRGLGLTEEGVTESVTNRVINLSPCPVLVVP from the coding sequence ATGTTTAAGACTGTTCTGTTTCCGATCGATCGCAGCCGCGAAACACAAGAAGCCGTGGGAGTCGTGGTTGAAATCGTGCAAAAGTATGGTAGTCGTCTAATACTGCTATCGGTAGTAGAAGGATCGGAGGAGGCTGACGAGGGCATGGAATCGCCTGATGTCGTAGCCCGACTTCTCGAAGATGCCCAGTCCGTCTTCAAGCAGCAAGGCATTCAAACAGAGGCATTCGAGCGGCAGGGCAAGCCTGCATTTGTTATCTGTGATGTAGCCGACGAGGTGAGTGCTAACTTAATTGTCATGGGATGCCGAGGACTCGGGTTGACAGAAGAAGGAGTCACCGAAAGCGTCACCAACCGTGTAATTAATCTATCTCCCTGTCCGGTTTTAGTTGTACCTTAA
- the ylqF gene encoding ribosome biogenesis GTPase YlqF — translation MTNEIQWYPGHIAKAEKALAEQLKLVDVVLEVRDARIPLATHHPRVPEWVGSKTRVLILNRVDAIPPAVRQLWQQWFKSRGETVYFTNAKDGNGVGQVLQVAQRAGDEINQRRKNRGLLARPVRAAAIGFPNVGKSALINRLLKRRIVVSEARPGVTRQLRWVRISDRVELLDAPGVIPTKLEDQAAAIKLAICDDIGDAAYDSYQVAVIFIDLLQELMATAPELMPENPLSRYKIDSLGMTGEEFVYELSAKRDRGDLERTARQILIDFRKGILGTVPLELPPN, via the coding sequence ATGACAAACGAAATCCAATGGTATCCAGGTCACATTGCCAAGGCTGAAAAGGCGCTTGCCGAACAGCTGAAGTTGGTAGATGTGGTATTGGAAGTAAGGGATGCACGGATTCCGCTAGCAACCCATCATCCTCGCGTACCAGAGTGGGTAGGCAGTAAAACACGGGTATTGATTCTCAACCGCGTCGATGCGATTCCTCCTGCGGTGCGTCAGTTGTGGCAGCAGTGGTTTAAGTCACGGGGAGAAACAGTTTACTTTACCAATGCTAAAGATGGTAACGGTGTAGGACAAGTATTGCAGGTAGCGCAAAGAGCAGGTGATGAGATTAATCAACGCCGCAAAAATCGCGGCTTGTTAGCCCGTCCCGTGCGGGCGGCGGCGATTGGATTTCCCAACGTGGGTAAGTCAGCGCTAATCAATCGGCTGTTGAAGCGGCGGATTGTCGTCAGCGAGGCTCGTCCTGGGGTAACGCGCCAGTTGCGCTGGGTCAGAATTTCCGATCGCGTTGAATTATTAGATGCACCTGGAGTAATTCCAACTAAGCTAGAAGACCAAGCAGCAGCAATTAAGTTAGCTATCTGCGATGATATCGGCGATGCTGCCTACGATTCTTACCAAGTGGCTGTTATCTTTATCGATTTGCTACAAGAATTAATGGCAACTGCTCCCGAACTCATGCCAGAAAATCCCCTATCTCGCTACAAAATCGATTCGTTAGGCATGACGGGGGAAGAATTTGTCTATGAGTTATCGGCAAAACGCGATCGCGGTGACTTGGAACGCACGGCAAGACAGATACTGATCGATTTTCGCAAAGGAATTTTGGGGACAGTTCCCTTAGAGTTACCACCGAATTAA
- the psb30 gene encoding photosystem II reaction center protein Ycf12/Psb30 produces the protein MFDAIGSFQWETLFQLVSVALIMLAGPAVIFVLAFRNGDL, from the coding sequence ATTTTTGATGCGATCGGTAGTTTTCAGTGGGAAACTCTGTTTCAACTAGTAAGCGTTGCCCTGATCATGCTAGCTGGTCCAGCAGTTATTTTTGTCCTTGCCTTTCGCAACGGCGATCTCTAA
- a CDS encoding YkgJ family cysteine cluster protein produces MATWKCVKQCGACCHLDPEERPDIAEYLTPEELALYLSMVGEGGWCINYDHLRRECKIYPNRPRFCRVEPEIFLDMYGIEPEEVNDFAIECCEQQISGVYGDRSLEMVRFHREVES; encoded by the coding sequence ATGGCAACTTGGAAATGTGTAAAACAGTGTGGCGCTTGCTGTCATCTCGACCCAGAAGAACGCCCAGACATAGCAGAGTATTTGACACCAGAAGAGTTAGCACTCTATCTCAGCATGGTAGGTGAAGGTGGTTGGTGTATCAATTACGACCATTTAAGGCGAGAATGCAAAATCTACCCCAACCGTCCTCGCTTTTGCCGAGTCGAGCCAGAAATATTCCTAGATATGTACGGCATCGAGCCGGAAGAAGTCAACGATTTTGCGATCGAGTGCTGCGAGCAACAGATTTCCGGCGTTTATGGCGATCGCAGCTTGGAAATGGTGCGGTTTCATCGGGAAGTTGAGTCGTGA
- a CDS encoding TMEM165/GDT1 family protein has product METHSQPVVSVSDRPLQQQKQQQKQTQQSWWAIYASTFFTIFLAECGDKTQLSTLLMSAESQSPWIVFVGAAAALITTSLLGVLLGQWLAKHLSPRKLEIAAGTSLLLIAIALVGDILLS; this is encoded by the coding sequence TTGGAAACACACAGCCAACCTGTTGTCAGCGTTAGCGATCGCCCTCTACAACAGCAAAAACAACAGCAAAAGCAAACACAGCAGTCTTGGTGGGCAATATACGCCTCGACATTTTTCACCATATTTTTGGCAGAATGCGGCGATAAGACCCAACTTTCCACGCTCTTGATGAGTGCAGAGTCTCAATCACCCTGGATTGTCTTCGTAGGTGCAGCCGCAGCGTTAATTACAACCAGTTTACTAGGCGTACTCTTGGGACAGTGGTTAGCAAAACACCTATCCCCCAGAAAGTTAGAAATTGCCGCAGGTACGAGTTTACTACTGATCGCGATCGCTTTAGTAGGAGATATTTTACTCTCGTAG
- a CDS encoding TMEM165/GDT1 family protein: MDWKLLGITFVTVFLSELGDKSQLAAIALSGGCKSPRAVFFGTASALVLTSLLGVLAGAGAAQLLPVKFVKAIAAVGFAVLAIRLLCFGDNSQETEETTI; encoded by the coding sequence ATGGACTGGAAACTGCTAGGAATCACTTTTGTAACTGTATTTCTCTCAGAATTGGGAGACAAAAGCCAACTAGCGGCGATCGCCCTCAGTGGCGGTTGTAAATCTCCTCGCGCTGTCTTTTTTGGCACGGCTAGCGCTTTGGTATTGACAAGTTTGCTGGGAGTTTTAGCAGGTGCGGGTGCTGCTCAGTTGTTACCTGTAAAATTCGTCAAGGCGATCGCGGCTGTGGGTTTCGCCGTGCTTGCAATTCGGTTATTATGCTTTGGAGACAATTCCCAGGAAACTGAGGAAACTACGATCTAA
- a CDS encoding Coenzyme F420 hydrogenase/dehydrogenase, beta subunit C-terminal domain has protein sequence MTAVHPNHKKAKALKSGSRRPAKELCSECGLCDTYYIHYVKEACAFLNQQFDQLETQTHDRSRNLDNPDELYFGVHQSMTAARKKEPIPGAQWTGIVSTIAIEMLNRGIVEGVVCVQNTKEDRFQPMPVIARTPEEILAARVNKPTLSPNLSVLEQIEQSGMKRLLVIGVGCQIQALRAVEKQLGLEKLYVLGTPCVDNVTRAGLQKFLETTSKSPDTVVHYEFMQDFRVHFKHEDGSVETVPFFGLKTNQLKDVFAPSCMSCFDYVNSLADLVVGYMGATFGWQWIVVRNDRGREMLDLVQDKLELQPVISQGDRHQAVQQSIPAYDKAVTLPMWAAKLMGVVIERIGPKGLEYARFSIDSHFTRNYLYVKRNYLEKLEAHVPEFAKRIVGQYKLPD, from the coding sequence ATGACCGCCGTTCATCCCAATCATAAGAAAGCCAAAGCCCTCAAATCAGGAAGCCGCCGCCCAGCCAAAGAACTTTGTAGCGAGTGCGGATTGTGCGACACATATTACATCCACTATGTCAAGGAAGCCTGTGCCTTTTTAAACCAGCAATTTGACCAACTAGAAACTCAAACACACGATCGCAGCCGTAATTTAGACAATCCAGACGAACTTTATTTCGGCGTGCATCAGTCAATGACAGCGGCACGAAAAAAAGAACCGATTCCAGGGGCGCAATGGACGGGTATTGTTAGTACCATTGCGATCGAAATGCTAAATCGCGGCATTGTAGAAGGCGTAGTCTGCGTCCAGAATACCAAAGAAGACCGCTTTCAACCAATGCCAGTTATCGCCCGTACCCCAGAGGAAATTTTAGCCGCACGGGTGAACAAGCCTACATTATCGCCAAACTTATCGGTGCTAGAACAAATAGAACAGTCGGGTATGAAACGGCTGTTAGTTATTGGAGTCGGTTGCCAAATTCAAGCATTGCGGGCAGTAGAAAAACAACTCGGCTTAGAAAAGCTGTATGTTTTGGGAACCCCTTGCGTAGATAATGTCACCCGTGCAGGATTGCAAAAATTCTTAGAAACGACCAGCAAATCGCCCGATACAGTAGTACATTACGAATTCATGCAAGATTTCCGCGTTCACTTCAAACACGAAGATGGTTCGGTGGAAACAGTACCTTTCTTTGGTTTAAAGACAAACCAGTTGAAGGATGTCTTTGCACCTTCTTGCATGAGTTGCTTTGATTATGTCAATTCCCTTGCCGATTTGGTTGTCGGTTACATGGGTGCTACCTTCGGTTGGCAGTGGATTGTCGTGCGTAACGATCGCGGTCGCGAAATGCTGGATTTGGTGCAAGATAAATTAGAGCTACAACCAGTTATATCGCAGGGCGATCGCCATCAAGCGGTACAACAGAGTATACCTGCTTACGATAAAGCGGTGACTTTGCCCATGTGGGCGGCGAAGCTAATGGGTGTGGTGATTGAAAGAATTGGTCCAAAAGGGTTGGAATACGCACGATTTTCGATTGACTCTCACTTTACACGGAATTATCTGTACGTGAAGCGGAATTATTTAGAGAAGTTGGAAGCGCATGTACCGGAGTTTGCTAAGCGAATTGTAGGGCAGTATAAGTTGCCGGATTAA